A window of Mytilus edulis chromosome 10, xbMytEdul2.2, whole genome shotgun sequence contains these coding sequences:
- the LOC139491543 gene encoding uncharacterized protein — protein sequence MLQKLDDEGIEHNHIKQISGHKNIQSITTYSKLNPQKHKQIAQCILGNQDHEAENEQQIQSSQTTRTVTMGRQCILGNQDENEQQIQSSQTTRTVTMGRQAVHQTETQLVVGQSQSHDAPLSGMNYIFGAPIYGGTFNININNTSPSVQPPQKKRRFVIESDSSQDE from the exons ATGCTTCAGAAGCTTGACGATGAGGGAATTGAACATAATCATATCAAACAG ATATCTGGACACAAAAACATACAGAGTATCACCACTTACTCAAAACTGAACCCTCAGAAACATAAACAGATAGCCCAATGCATCTTAGGTAACCAGGATCATGAGGCTGAAAATGAACAACAAATACAGTCTTCACAGACAACGAGGACGGTTACGATGGGACGTCAATGCATCTTAGGTAACCAGGATGAAAATGAGCAACAAATACAGTCTTCGCAGACAACGAGGACGGTTACGATGGGACGTCAAGCAGTTCATCAAACAGAGACACAACTCGTGGTTGGGCAAAGCCAAAGTCACGATGCACCGCTTTCAGGAATGAACTATATCTTTGGGGCACCTATTTATGGAGGGacatttaatatcaatattaacaataCATCACCATCAGTTCAGCCTCCTCAGAAGAAACGCCGATTTGTTATCGAGAGTGACAGTTCACAAGATGAATAA